Proteins encoded in a region of the Oscarella lobularis chromosome 5, ooOscLobu1.1, whole genome shotgun sequence genome:
- the LOC136187035 gene encoding uncharacterized protein: MDTSASGVIYQSWLNVKKKGSYKRLWTVLRRVENSTRCALECYQTEKLKKVVDKIDLRLAEGTKRRPPEAKTKDKQLHCFDLFLSGDKICQCAAFAQETLEKWLKKLERAGIRQVDKVEQEFQARVFPNDASRQLETSIGNHSICDQFVILSITDTHAAMKDDVTEETIVSWHLLQLGPVAEVSADGDKAVTVALNCGDEKLREVVFLTPHASQLAKMIRTRVSKLMTLTLSQRIEPTAKSTGASMAKLSLGIAEKPPVPPPRQPDYEADDDDDDDDYGPREDCGYIKDYDIDSIPKVTPSGNYIHSSELASVPPRSTSVSESLDKGSDVFFPSETDSPGSDYLDLTSSTGYEDSGYLKLQDDSSVFSQMCSGPPSSPQLSGLACTPPIPPKSASTRPPPPLPHRSLSDCSSPLPNRPRSPLPPPIPHRSALDSSTPPPIQRYASPLSTDGFSGGENSPPLPPRSPKPGRPPPVPRRSTVEGERPSAMKAYTGYRPESPRPFINDHPHRPARRSQLVSREIDAMGLPIRAAATYVNDRRGGHQRSLSSSSAPSPPPLPQRKMLSPTTMTPPPPRHVLSPPLPERKVHSLPRKVHTLPDRTTNNYAFDSYPNVTERRSSMIKQTAFSSFGNYDDVDDDDDYAKVKDYAEILT; encoded by the exons ATGGACACTTCCGCGTCTGGTGTCATCTATCAAAGCTGGTTGAATGTCAAAAAGAAAGGG TCGTACAAACGTTTGTGGACGGTGCtccgtcgcgtcgaaaattcgacgcGTTGTGCGCTCGAATGCTATCAGACGGAGAAGCtgaaaaaagtcgtcgataAAATCGATCTCAGACTGGCTGAAGGCACGAAACGACGTCCCCCCgaggcgaagacgaaagacAAACAATTGCACTGCTTTGATCTTTTCC TTAGCGGCGACAAGATTTGCCAGTGTGCAGCGTTCGCCCAAGAAACGCTCGAGAAATGGCTGAAGAAGTTGGAACGCGCTGGAATTCGCC AGGTCGACAAAGTCGAGCAAGAGTTCCAAGCGAGAGTATTTCCCAACGACGCCTCGAGACAATTGGAGACGTCAATAGGAAATCACTCCATCTGTGACCAATTCGTCATCCTTTCCATAACCGACACGCACGCGGCaatgaaagacgacgtcaccgaagAAACTATCGTGTCATGGCATCTTCTTCAGCTTGGACCCGTTGCCGAGGTCAGTGCCGACGGAGACAAAGCGGTCACTGTTGCTTTGAATTG cggcgacgaaaaactgAGGGAAGTGGTTTTTTTAACTCCACACGCTTCGCAATTGGCAAAGATGATCCGAACTCGTGTAAGCAAATTGATGACATTGACACTTTCTCAAAGAATAGAACCGACGGCCAAATCGACGGGTGCCAGCATGGCGAAGCTTTCGCTGGGCATAGCAGAAAAACCTCCCGTTCCCCCACCAAGACAGCCTGATTACGAAgctgacgatgacgatgacgacgatgactaCGGGCCAAGGGAAG ATTGCGGCTACATAAAGGATTATGACATCGACTCCATTCCCAAAGTCACACCAAGTGGCAATTACATTCACAGCAGTGAACTTGCAAGTGTACCTCCGCGCAGTACGTCTGTCAGCGAGAGCCTCGATAAAGGCAGCGACGTTTTTTTCCCAAGCGAAACAGACTCGCCAGGGTCTGATTACTTGGATTTGACCTCATCCACGGGCTATGAAGACAGTGGCTATTTGAAATTGCAAGACGATTCCTCCGTCTTTAGCCAAATGTGCAGCGGTCCTCCTTCATCCCCACAATTATCAGGACTGGCTTGCACACCACCAATACCGCCTAAGAGCGCTTCCACTCGTCCTCCACCGCCTCTCCCTCACCGTTCGCTTTCAGATTGCTCGTCGCCACTACCCAATCGACCTCGTTCTCCTCTACCGCCACCAATTCCTCACCGTTCGGCTTTAGACTCGTCGACACCGCCGCCTATTCAACGTTATGCATCGCCGCTATCGACGGACGGCTTTAGTGGTGGTGAAaactcgccgccgcttccacCTCGATCACCCAAGCCCGGAAGGCCGCCTCCAGTACCAAGACGCTCGACGgtcgaaggagaacgtcCTAGCGCAATGAAAGCGTACACTGGATATCGTCCCGAGAGCCCAAGACCGTTCATAAACGATCATCCGCATCGTCCTGCACGACGCTCTCAATTGGTTTCACGTGAAATTGATGCCATGGGACTTCCCATTCGAGCAGCGGCTACGTATGTAAATGACAGACGTGGAGGACACCAAAGATCGTTGTCCTCGTCTTCtgctccttctcctcctccacttccgcaaagaaaaatgctCAGTCCAACTACGatgacgccgccgccacctcgGCATGTTTTGAGCCCTCCGCTGCCGGAGAGAAAAGTTCATAGTCTACCGAGAAAAGTTCATACTCTACCCGATCGAACGACAAACAATTACGCGTTCGACTCATATCCAAATGTAACAGAAAGGAGAAGCAGCATGATCAAACAAACTGCTTTCAGTTCATTTGGCaattacgacgacgtcgacgacgacgacgattacgcGAAAGTTAAAGATTACGCGGAAATACTTACCTAG
- the LOC136187037 gene encoding uncharacterized protein, whose protein sequence is MDIARLLTVLSALLASFSYSHAVDRNEKQAASERRLYDSLRHRAMAAWRERMAEIATNPPATKPNQDDLEALVAFYKSTGGPTWTNNSGWTDAMEGSPCGVTNWYGVDCDASGRVIGITLTRNNLVGPLPVELARATNLENIVLFSNALSGSIPPEIFQLPNLTQFLVDFNQFVGELPRVLVAPRLQSLLLYTNHFSGELPAVWKTPALEQLNVDGNEFVGNIPEGLGSADNLTSLVLAHNNLSGAFPASLASMKQLKQLWIFSTPNVSGPLPIAWSKLRLLTDVQIEGVTGAIPEWIGQYWTLVQVLVLSRGNATGSLPLSLCELPNLERLWLFDHQLTGEIPYCVNQMASLQWIDLSHNRLTGEIPQQFGYLKNMTHLALGDNQLTGSLPDSLGHLETLESLDVCVNMLTGGIPTSFSAFYPRMYSFTICYNTFSGPIPSELEQFLKRIDDYTCLMYGNPWSCPIPSYVPKSCGCTCSKCNSAENHADCRSCVNSSEGCGFCNNGPNCLQGNATSPYIITCPQGQWVFGTNGC, encoded by the coding sequence ATGGATATCGCGCGTTTACTCACCGTTCTGTCGGCGCTTCTAGCTTCCTTTTCGTATTCGCATGCAGTCGATCGAAACGAGAAGCAGGCGGCGTCCGAGCGACGTCTCTACGACTCGCTTCGTCATCGCGCGATGGCAGCATGGCGCGAACGCATGGCGGAAATCGCAACGAACCCCCCCGCAACAAAACCGAATCAAGATGATCTGGAAGCGCTGGTCGCTTTCTACAAGAGCACCGGCGGACCGACGTGGACGAACAACAGCGGCTGGACGGACGCAATGGAAGGCAGTCCGTGCGGCGTCACAAACTGGTACGGCGTCGATTGCGACGCCAGTGGTCGCGTGATCGGAATCACGCTCACTCGAAACAACCTCGTCGGACCGCTACCGGTCGAGCTAGCTCGAGCGACGAATCTGGAGAACATCGTTCTCTTCTCGAACGCTCTCAGCGGATCGATTCCCCCCGAGATATTCCAATTGCCGAATCTGACGCAGttcctcgtcgatttcaaccagttcgtcggcgaattgccgcgcgttctcgtcgcgcCGCGTCTCCAATCGTTGCTTCTCTATACGAATCATTTCAGCGGGGAGCTCCCCGCCGTTTGGAAAACGCCCGCGCTCGAGCAGCTCAACGTCGATGGGAACGAATTCGTTGGGAATATACCGGAGGGTTTGGGAAGTGCCGACAATCTTACGTCTCTCGTGCTCGCGCACAATAATCTGAGCGGAGCGTTTCCGGCGAGTCTTGCGAGTATGAAGCAGTTGAAGCAATTGTGGATattttcgacgccgaatGTGAGTGGACCGTTGCCGATTGCGTGGTCGAAGTTGCGTTTGCTTACCGACGTTCAAATTGAAGGAGTCACTGGCGCGATACCTGAATGGATTGGTCAGTACTGGACATTGGTGCAGGTGCTCGTTCTGTCGCGAGGCAATGCGACTGGATCGCTTCCGCTGTCGCTTTGCGAGCTGCCGAATTTGGAGCGACTCTGGCTTTTCGATCATCAGCTGACAGGTGAGATTCCCTATTGCGTCAATCAGATGGCCAGTCTTCAGTGGATCGACTTGTCGCATAATCGTCTCACAGGAGAGATACCGCAGCAGTTTGGTTATCTCAAGAATATGACGCACTTAGCGTTGGGCGATAATCAGCTTACCGGATCCCTGCCGGATTCTCTTGGTCATCTGGAGACACTCGAGAGTCTTGATGTCTGCGTGAACATGTTGACAGGCGGAATACCGACGTCATTTAGCGCATTTTATCCGCGAATGTACTCGTTTACTATCTGCTACAACACGTTTTCTGGCCCCATACCGAGTGAACTGGAACAATTTCTGAAGCGCATCGACGACTATACCTGTCTCATGTATGGCAATCCCTGGTCCTGTCCTATTCCGAGCTACGTGCCAAAATCGTGCGGCTGCACCTGTTCCAAGTGCAACAGCGCCGAAAATCACGCTGACTGTCGATCGTGCGTGAACAGCTCAGAAGGATGCGGCTTTTGCAATAATGGACCCAACTGCTTGCAAGGCAACGCTACTTCGCCGTATATCATCACCTGTCCCCAAGGGCAATGGGTATTCGGAACGAACGGATGCTGA
- the LOC136187028 gene encoding active breakpoint cluster region-related protein-like has translation MSDNGGDGPNDDAPISLLRDRWRAIFPDESFPCSPDDATRVLNECYQRVYALERALDRERATVGIVTEIAEFLLLSTGPIERDNEEATHGGGSATAEEKGRAVERSPTPPQTRHDDDENTEENDGEWNKDKESAPDESISCEPEHKSSSSSSSSGDVESKLTISNGVFEGSFRRKGCLRRNTGSTLRDRDVQRRSLSTGNLPRTSKVVSETGVRKEGGGDVASAASSPLLTPSSSSHLLRKAISAGEFDRERKGHRPRSMNVSAIDLRRKKRNDVTQPMEDQQNIFLVLPDNAVAASPSDDMFAGGGDGGGCSSGDISPVLERTQLTSPKKDGETKTESREMDRKESRFLDSLSGGADVVVVVEETATTTTAEKKKEPTPPTSRANLVDLDEVSMVVFDDHDVELSSGKSSEAYIDDEDDDDDDDDDDDDDDEDVVLFVSEPVVTVRERKERSQSPRSRVRDGVHGESDWAVKFEGDVEPNTGLAEFYRASLTELRSSEDEPEDSAFLPRRKSATPSGDQLQRHSVSSHLSESSDSEGVMRKLIMSSILDSEKSYVDSLRLICQHYQKPLSAVATTSQPLLSTKDCDIIFYKHEELLRTHSRLYDALEPRVINWSANQSVADCFGILIDILPVYKQYIANYPRALEILLKRKAENQHFANFVDSAAQMKSARMRIPLDELLRRPAEKLQSYSQVLKDLLKHTPDDHMDHGQLAETSEAVLDMMRSLSQGPADTERGKPLKGEVVVELTDSGRKFRHLCLFEDVLMCVKQKGAGRQRKYECKWYLPLAELAFHPPPESEVPGPVPVVSESELEHLQAKVGKLKLAMRQEQAAAEGKIGRTSSVKLASSKLDKLKKKLREHESTLRLIQPCLPLRLFDVGGKVYTLLFAQESQRQVWLEAISSAKDTARPVEVTPYELGTLVQRSRRLLRRSDSIRSVLMEADGEDEFLNGVLQIQVHSAKGILSSRQGRPDLFCTVEVDSYGRFDRKAKTRVVKDSLAPSWDQDFEVDVHGAQTLKIICWDKKSLFNDEMCGKGKIELSTLGLADNKKHSTEINLIPKGCVRVSLCYLSGSQSLRRPPSVSTAGLFAVPIDVVCRREMTQIPAVVTMCCEEIEQRGVNEVGIYRVSGVTSDVKNLKEAFERGIADAKKLLSDIDIHAVSGLLKMYFRELPEPVLTDELYPRFVEGMALADPEAKQRCMASLIHSLPPINLKTSLYLFRHLKRIAANEKVNKMSLNNLSTVFGPNLLRPAESNGQTAALEAMSYVGILLNLIRLPNEMLQVDENHVSGDDAFRTTPEEV, from the exons ATGAGCGACAACGGTGGCGACGGccccaacgacgacgcgccgaTTTCGCTGCTACGAGATCGATGGCGCGCCATATTTCCCGACGAATCCTTTCCGTGTTCGcccgacgacgcgacgcgcgttCTTAACGAATGCTATCAGCGCGTCTACGCGCTCGAGAGAGCGCTCGACCGCGAACGCGCAACGGTCGGCATCGTAACCGAGATCGCCGagttcctcctcctttcgaCGGGCCCAATCGAACGCGACAATGAGGAAGCGACGCATGGCGGCGGTTCCGCTAccgccgaagaaaaaggaagagcCGTAGAGCGATCTCCCACGCCGCCGCAAAcgcgtcacgacgacgacgagaacacggaagaaaacgacggcgagtgGAACAAGGACAAAGAATCGGCCCCGGATGAATCCATAAGCTGCGAGCCGGAGcacaaatcgtcgtcgtcgtcgtcgtcgtctggcgacgtcgagtcgaagCTAACTATATCTAACGGTGTTTTCGAAGGATCTTTTCGCAGAAAGGGTTGTCTTCGTCGCAACACCGGGTCTACTCTACGCGATCGCGACGTTCAGCGACGTAGTTTGTCGACGGGAAATCTTCCCCGTACCTCGAAAGTCGTATCCGAAACGGGAGTGAGAAAAGAGGGCGGAGGAGACGTTGCGTCGGCGGCATCGAGTCCTCTcttgacgccgtcgtcgtcctcgcaTCTTCTTCGCAAGGCGATCAGCGCAGGCGAATTcgatagagagagaaaaggtcATCGACCGCGTTCGATGAACGTATCGGCAATCGATTtgagacgaaagaaaagaaacgacgtcactcAGCCGATGGAAGATCAGCAGAACATCTTTCTCGTTCTGCCGgacaacgccgtcgccgcgtcgccgAGCGATGACATGTTcgctggcggcggcgacggcggcggttgtAGCAGCGGCGATATCTCTCCCGTACTCGAACGCACTCAGCTGACGTCACCGAAAAAggacggcgaaacgaaaacggaGAGTCGAGAGATGGATAGAAAGGAATCGCGTTTTCTCGACAGCTTGTCGGGCggagccgacgtcgtcgtcgtcgtcgaggaaacggcgacgacgacgacggcggagaaaaagaaggaaccGACTCCTCCGACGTCGCGTGCAAatctcgtcgatctcgacgaaGTATCGAtggtcgttttcgacgatcacgacgtcgaattgagcAGTGGCAAATCGAGCGAGGCGTatattgacgacgaagatgacgacgacgacgacgacgacgacgacgacgacgacgacgaggacgttgttcttttcgtttccgaGCCTGTCGTGACGGTGCGCGAGAGGAAGGAGCGATCTCAGTCGCCGCGTTCGcgcgttcgcgacggcgtccaCGGGGAATCCGATTGGGCGGTCAAATTCGAAGGGGACGTCGAACCGAATACGGGTCTCGCCGAATTTTATCGAGCTTCTCTGACCGAATTGCGTTCGTCCGAAGACGAGCCGGAA GACTCCGCGTTTTTGCCGCGTCGAAAGAGCGCGACTCCGAGCGGCGACCAGCTTCAGCGACACAGCGTCAGTTCTCATCTATCCGAATCGTCGGACTCGGAAGGAGTGATGAGAAAACTAATCATGTCCAGCATCCTGGATTCAGAGAAGAGCTACGTCGACTCACTTCGTCTCATATGCCaa CACTATCAGAAGCCTCTCTCTGCCgtagcgacgacgtctcaacCCCTGCTCAGCACCAAGGACTGCGACATCATTTTCTACAAACACGAAGAACTCCTACGGACGCACTCGCGCCTCTACGACGCGCTCGAACCGCGCGTTATTAACTGGTCGGCCAATCAGAGCGTTGCAGATTGTTTTGGAATATTG ATCGACATCCTACCCGTGTACAAACAATATATTGCGAATTATCCTCGCGCGCTCGAGATTCTTCTCAAGCGAAAGGCAGAAAACCAGCACTTCGCCAATTTTGTCGAT AGCGCCGCTCAAATGAAGTCAGCGCGAATGCGAATTCCTCTCGACG AACTCCTTCGACGACCCGCCGAGAAACTTCAGTCCTACTCCCAAGTTTTGAAG GATCTTCTCAAACACACGCCTGACGATCACATGGATCACGGCCAGCTGGCCGAAACGTCCGAAGCCGTATTGGATATGATGCGATCTCTTAGCCAGGGACCGGCCGAT ACGGAGCGAGGAAAACCGCTGAAGGGGGAAGTCGTGGTCGAGCTAACCG ATAGTGGAAGGAAGTTTCGTCATCTTTGCTTGTTTGAAGACGTTCTCATGTGCGTCAAGCAGAAAGGAGCGGGGAG ACAGCGAAAGTACGAGTGTAAATGGTATTTGCCTCTGGCTGAATTGGCGTTTCATCCCCCACCGGAATCCGAAG TACCAGGCCCAGTTCCGGTCGTAAGCGAGTCCGAATTGGAGCATCTTCAGGCTAAAGTAGGCAAACTCAAACTCGCCATGCGTCAGGAACAAGCGGCAGCTGAA GGCAAAATTGGACGAACATCGTCGGTGAAGttagcgtcgtcgaaactcGATAAGCTCAAGAAGAAATTAAGAGAGCAT GAAAGCACTCTTCGTCTCATTCAACCgtgtcttcctcttcgcctCTTTGACGTCGGTGGCAAG GTCTACACGCTGTTGTTCGCGCAGGAAAGTCAGCGACAGGTCTGGCTAGAGGCAATCAGCAGTGCCAAAGACACGG CTCGGCCCGTCGAAGTGACTCCCTACGAATTGGGAACGCTTGTGCAGAGATCGCGACGA CTGTTGAGAAGGTCTGATTCGATAAGGAGTGTCCTAATGGAAGCTG ACGGCGAGGATGAATTCTTGAATGGCGTACTGCAAATTCAGGTGCATTCGGCTAAGGGAATTCTGTCGTCGCGACAAGGAAGACCAG ATTTGTTCTGCACTGTCGAAGTTGATAGTTATGGGCGCTTTGATCGAAAGGCCAAGACGCGCGTCGTGAAAGATTCGTTGGCTCCTTCGTGGGACCAG GATTTTGAAGTGGACGTTCATGGTGCGCAAACGCTCAAGATCATATGCTGGGACAAGAAGAGCCTCTTCAATGACGAAATGTGCGGAAAGGGAAAAATCGAG TTATCAACTCTCGGCTTGGCTGACAACAAGAAACACTCAACAGAAATCAATCTCATACCTAAG GGCTGCGTACGAGTGTCGCTATGCTACTTGTCAGGATCCcagtcgcttcgtcgtccgccGTCCGTTTCTACTGCGGGACTGTTCGCCGTTcccatcgacgtcgtttgccgTCGGGAAATGACTCAAATTCCCGCCGTCGTGACGATGTGCTGCGAGGAGATTGAACAACGGGGCGTCAACGAAGTCGGCATATATCGCGTTTCTGGCGTCACGTCGGACGTGAAGAATCTAAAGGAAGCGTTTGAGAGAG GTATCGCAGACGCGAAGAAGCTCCTGAGTGACATTGACATTCACGCCGTATCCGGCTTATTGAAAATGTATTTCCGAGAGCTGCCGGAGCCTGTGCTAACCGACGAACTCTATCCGCGTTTTGTCGAAGGAATGG CGTTGGCTGATCCGGAGGCGAAGCAGAGGTGCATGGCTTCGCTTATTCATTCTTTACCACCCATCAATCTGAAAACGTCCTTGTATTTGTTCAGACATCTAAAAAG GATAGCCGCAAATGAGAAGGTTAATAAGATGAGTTTAAATAATCTTTCGACGGTGTTCGGGCCGAATTTGTTGCGCCCCGCGGAGAGTAACGGGCAAACGGCCGCGTTGGAGGCCATGTCCTACGTTGGCATTCTTCTCAACTTGATCCGCTTGCCAAACGAAATGTTACAAGTGGACGAAAATCATGTTAGTGGTGATGACGCCTTTCGTACTACACCCGAAGAAGTGTGA
- the LOC136187049 gene encoding mitochondrial import inner membrane translocase subunit Tim22-like: MVPPLYAYMDETKNGANVGLDVSDSLERLRKGTPLSGPVQPHRWMDLVGQRKTGQELMIERGMESCMFKTGISSVIGYGLGVVLGLFTAGVESNVSMGPGNVIQEQTVREVFRDLRQRGHSYGKNFAVVGAMFSCTECALETVRGKSDNWNSPMSGCITGGVLGLRAGVQAGMLGCAGFAAFSTVIDYYLR, encoded by the exons ATGGTTCCACCACTGTACGCTTATATGgacgaaacgaagaacgGAGCGAACGTTGGACTAGACGTATCTGATAGTCTAGAGCGGCTGCGTAAAGGGACACCGCTCAGCGGTCCCGTGCAGCCTCATCGATGGATGGACTTAGTCGGTCAGCGAAAAACAGGACAAGAGCTGATGATCGAGCGAGGAATGGAAAGCTGCATGTTTAAAACGGGAATAAGTTCAGTAATAG GATATGGGTTGGGTGTTGTACTCGGCCTTTTTACCGCTGGTGTCGAATCTAATGTGAGCATGGGCCCTGGTAACGTAATTCAAGAGCAGACAGTACGAGAAGTTTTTCGGGATTTACGGCAACGAGGTCACTCCTACGGAAAGAATTTTGCTGTCGTGGGAGCCATGTTCTCTTGCACGGAATGCGCTCTTGAAACG GTCAGAGGAAAGAGTGATAATTGGAACAGCCCTATGTCAGGATGCATTACTGGAGGTGTTCTTGGCCTAAGAG CTGGAGTTCAGGCTGGCATGCTTGGGTGTGCTGGCTTTGCGGCGTTTTCTACCGTTATTGACTACTATCTCAGGTAA
- the LOC136187042 gene encoding trypsin-like, which produces MTRKLALCTLVVALVVATNANECRVTNESLRTGCRLILTSNRTCFFRRSVKRDQRVTVVVDDLIAASRRNAKNGGKCKRGRWLKIQHESPLKINSSRTLCNRETMTATYGEGNLLILSRLAKQDCFKLTLTFAKNPRRSSFRCRRSAGASPPTFDVDNCGRYNTSRHVRDRVPWTVQLRILNDANPVCVGSLVNDRWVVTAAHCFDNIPAKNCHVHVPGNRRNFSIVTAAIHRRYGVSGVEHDIALIELDRPVSLDANGNGVSAICLPTRDVRVGELAYFSDQSAIAHEVSVETTHACEAVRQEYDTLSDTNLSGMTCVNGSVNGCHGDSGGSLIVSMGDGSDRHALAGVVSVGDRDCSSSKPAVYVNVYRHLDWIHQVLSYRLCYG; this is translated from the coding sequence ATGACTAGGAAACTCGCGCTCTGCACGCTCGTCGTggcactcgtcgtcgcgacgaacgcgaacgaGTGCCGCGTAACGAACGAGTCATTACGTACCGGTTGTCGTTTGATCTTGACGTCAAACCGAACGTGCTTTTTCCGACGCTCAGTCAAACGCGACCAGCgcgtcaccgtcgtcgtcgacgatctcatcgccgcgtcgcgtcgGAACGCGAAGAACGGCGGCAAGTGCAAACGCGGCCGATGGCTAAAGATCCAGCACGAGTCGCCGCTGAAAATCAATAGCAGTCGCACGCTGTGCAATCGCgaaacgatgacggcgacgtacgGCGAAGGAAATCTACTAATTCTTTCCAGACTCGCGAAACAGGACTGCTTCAAACTAACGCTAACCTTCGCGAAAAATCCtcgccgttcgtcgtttcgctgcaGACGATCGGCGGgggcgtcgccgccgacgttcgacgtcgacaattgCGGACGCTACAATACTAGTAGACACGTGCGCGACCGCGTGCCCTGGACGGTGCAACTTAGAATCCTCAACGATGCAAATCCCGTGTGCGTCGGAAGTCTCGTCAACGATCGATGGGTCGTCACCGCTGCGCACTGCTTCGACAATATCCCCGCGAAAAATTGTCACGTGCACGTTCCCGGAAATCGACGGAATTTCTCGATCGTCACCGCCGCCATTCATCGTCGCTACGGCGTCTCCGGCGTCGAGCACGATATCGCTCTAATCGAACTCGATCGACCAGTTTCACTCGACGCGAACGGCAACGGCGTTTCGGCGATTTGCTTGCCGACACGCGACGTTCGAGTCGGCGAATTGGCTTATTTTTCCGATCAAAGTGCGATCGCTCATGAAGTcagcgtcgagacgacgcacGCGTGCGAAGCGGTTCGTCAGGAGTATGATACTTTGTCGGATACGAATCTGTCCGGTATGACGTGCGTCAACGGAAGTGTTAACGGTTGCCATGGCGACAGCGGCGGTTCATTGATCGTGTCAATGGGCGACGGGAGTGATCGACACGCTCTTGCTGGCGTTGTCAGTGTCGGCGATAGGGACTGTAGTAGTTCAAAGCCGGCTGTGTATGTGAATGTCTATCGTCATCTTGACTGGATCCACCAAGTCCTTTCGTATCGATTGTGCTATGGTTAG